In the Salmo trutta chromosome 13, fSalTru1.1, whole genome shotgun sequence genome, GGTTAATGGCATATCTTACTGATTTatactacaatttttttttacaaatcccCAGACAATCTTACCTTGCAGTCAGAGGGTTCACACCCTTTTCTGTGACACATGCTAAGTAGGCCTACCTTGATGACATTCAAACTCATGCCAGTTTGGTTACAGTTCAACAGTAATGATTACGTTTGTCTGACTGGTAGCAGTTGTTTGCACACGTGACCTTTGTTTTATTCAATCCACCTCCTGACGTAAGGATGTGCATATCTCTGCCActttgctccctctgctggctaCAGGGTTTCTATCAGACTCTCCTCCTCACACAGCTCCTTCAGTACAGCTGGTTTTCAGCAGAGGGCATAAGAATGCTAAATTGTTTCTCTCAAACAGGAAATGCATCTCCAGCATTATCTCTGACCCATGATCTCATAAGTAGCTGAATCTGTTTTAGGCCTACTCTTTATTATAACAGGCATGCATGTAACTATGATTAATACAATTGAAAACACCATACCAATTTGTGTTCTTACTGTTATTGAGTGGGATTGAACACTACCAAGTATCATTTCAATTGAAGAACATAATCCACAGTCACACCCAGAGAGTAGCATACTTATTTGTGTTTGGCAAATAAACTCTCATTTAATAAACACCTCAACAATTCCTTCGCAACATGCATTAATTCAGTAATATTATGGCTTTACTTGTAAATAATACATACAACATACTGGATTAGAAATCAAATGCAATGACAGAAACCAACATTTGGCACTTTTTGTTTTTGCAGAGAGAATTAAAAAAGCCCTGAAATACACATTCACATAACATAGATCAATTGATAGTGCATTTTaaacacagagacaacacactATTCAAATAAATAACTCTCTTGTGCTACTGGCAGAGAAAGTTACATTTCCTCAAATCTTTATTATGAGAGGAGTAACACTGTCTTGTTTAAGTGTCTAGCTACCTCCCTGTGCATACTGCTGGTGCTCTTTGGTGTTGAAGAAGGCAAAGAATATCTTCCTCCAGCCCATGGCGTTGGCTAGGGCCTCCATGTCAGGTGTGAGCTCATCACAGCGACCCCTCACAGTCTGTTCCCAGAACTCTGGCGAGTTGCAGAGCTGGGATAACCCATTCCGTATtgaaatacaacacacacacacacaaacagagaaacACTAGTTCACTAACTAAACCCAGATTATATTTTCCTGACCGTGTTGTAGCCTAACTAGGGCCCTGAGGTTTTCCTTGTCCGTTCAAAAAACTCAGGGCCCTTAATGAAATAATATGCATATGAAAGAAATGTGCTTTTGCAAATGATTTGGCTACACACTATGcactggtttcctggacacataTTACACCTAGTCCTGGATTTAAAAGCAATTTCAATGGAAATTCTCCTTAGATTACACTTTTTAGTCCAGGAGCAGATTACATTTGTATCTGGGAAACTTGCCCTTTGGGTTTGTAAAGCCCAGGCTCACCTTGTGGAACCTCTTTGTGGTCTGTGCCAGCTGTGCTACGTCTTCCAGTTCCAGGAAGGCCAGGATTTGGAGCAGTAGGTCATTGGGCAGGCGCTCCAGGTAGTCAAAGTTCCCTTGGCACAGTGCTTGGGTGTACTGTAGGATCTGCTGGCCAAACACCACACCTACCTGTTCTAGAGATGGGGAGTACACACCTACTCAGGGCAGTGCACTTTTCAAGACCCCCAAAAGGAACCATGTGCATCTACACCAAAACAAATAGAGTAGGTGATGTAGGCGTAATATTTCATGGCAGAGACTTGTAATGGAAACCTTACGCTGCATGCGGGCATCATGCAAAAAGTCATCGTGGGTCATCTTATTTTCTCCAGGTGCAGCACCCTTGAATTCAATCCGTAAAGAAATCTTCCACGATCTCCATATCACCTGAAGAGAAATTCAAAAATACATTGGCCTGTTATACAACTCAGTTCTCTCAAATCATCAGAGCCTTGTAATTAAACTATATCCAAAGCATGTTGAAACAGAAAAGTTATTTGCAGAAACAAATGTCTGATACATGAGGTTGATATGTAGCACTTTAAAGTACAATCATGTCAATGGAGAGCAACACTACCAAATCCA is a window encoding:
- the fbxo36a gene encoding F-box only protein 36a isoform X1 is translated as MASEPSLLLASHTDTKKQESRNRIREMTIGNHIFFARRILHSSQVIWRSWKISLRIEFKGAAPGENKMTHDDFLHDARMQQQVGVVFGQQILQYTQALCQGNFDYLERLPNDLLLQILAFLELEDVAQLAQTTKRFHKLCNSPEFWEQTVRGRCDELTPDMEALANAMGWRKIFFAFFNTKEHQQYAQGGS
- the fbxo36a gene encoding F-box only protein 36a isoform X2, with protein sequence MASLLGKKVFEINGQGPPPTKDFFQLTVTKTEVIWRSWKISLRIEFKGAAPGENKMTHDDFLHDARMQQQVGVVFGQQILQYTQALCQGNFDYLERLPNDLLLQILAFLELEDVAQLAQTTKRFHKLCNSPEFWEQTVRGRCDELTPDMEALANAMGWRKIFFAFFNTKEHQQYAQGGS